The sequence ATCAGCGTCTGCTGAGCTTTTTGCTGATTTTGCCCGTGGTGCGCTGCAACCAGAGGCGAGCTAGCCGAGCGGGGGTGAGATCGACGATGTCGGTGGGGTGCTTAGCTCGGTAGTCAAAGAACTGGTTGAGTTCTGCCAAAATCACCTCTAGCCTGGGCAATAGAGATTCGGCTCGGTAGGGCAACAGATCAGCTGCCGTCATGGCCAAAGGCGTAGGGGTTTGCAGGGCGGCCAGAATGCGATCGCAGTCGTACCCCACCGCATACACCCCGAGCTTATGGCAGTTGAACCCCGGATCGAGATAATCGGCCAATGCTCCGTTGACGCTGGTAAACACCTGGCACCCACAGGCCATGGCCTCCATAGGCGGCAGGCCAAATCCTTCGCTCACGCGGCTCAGCGCCCAATATTCTGCCGAGTCGTAGAGAAAGATCTGGCTACGGTTGAAGAGCACCGAGAGATCATCGACAAATCCGGTGAGTTTGACCAGGTTGCAGCGGCTCTCCAACGCCGGGACCAGCTGATTGAGTAAATAGTCTGACGACTTGCGCACCTGCACCAGCACATCGATATCTCTAGCCTGCTGCCGGTTAGTGAAATTGGCAGAAATTTGGTTTGGCAGGTAGAACACCAGCCCCGTGGGGCGCTTCTGCCCCCAGTAGCCCATAGAATTGCGACTGACAGTAATGATTGGAATATCGCCCGGCAGATTAAACCCATAGCCGCTGCTGTGGGCGTGGTACACCACCGGATAGCCTCGCAGTCGCTTCACCAGGCGAGGAATGTGAAAGCCCCAGCTAATCACAAACATGCTGTTGTCTAGGTTGGGTTGCCGGAGCAGGTCTTCCAGAAACAGGGTGTCGGGCTCCCGCTGGTCGTAGGTGACGACCTCGGCGGAGCAGATTTGCTGGGCCAGTTTGAGCGTCTTTAACTCCGCAAATAGTCCACCACAGTGGTAGCGCTTGCCAGTCCCTGGCACAAGAAAGTAGAGATGGCGCATGGGTGGGCCGCAGGTAGAGATGCCCCGCATTTTACCTGTATTTCTAGTCGCTCTAAACGGCCCTGATGTGGCTAAACTCGCCCGTCTCCCGCAGGGCATCTAAAAAGGCATAGAGGGCAGGGGTGTGCAGGGCATCTTTGAGAATAGTGGCCCCAATCGGGCGCGAGATTGGGAAGGGCAGGGAGCAGATCTGCACCTCGGAGGGCACGGGCTGGGCGGCTAGGCGGGGCAAAATGGCAATGCCTAGGCCCTTTTGCACCATCGCCACCATCGATGAATCGTGACGGATGCAGTAGGCGATCTCTAGGGGTTGGTCTTGGGCACCGAGCACGGTGCGAATGCGGAGACCGCAGCTGCTATGGCTAGAGCCAATGATCGGCCGCTGACGCAGTTCGTCTAGGGTGAGGGTGCTGCCCTGGGGCTGGTAGCCGGGGGGCAGCAGGGCCACGTAGTCGTCTTCAAAAATTATCAGGCTCTCGACATCGTCACCTGCGATGGTTTCGGCCACGCACAGGTCTACTTCGCCCTTGACCAAGGCCTGCTTGAGCTGGTGCAGTTCATCCATTTCGTGGACGCTGATGGCAATGGTGGGGTAGCGGCGGTGGAGACGGGCGATCGCCCCCGGCAGCACATGGGTGGCCACGCTGCGAAAGGACGCAATCCGCAGGCTGCCTCCCTGCACGCCTCGGGCCTGGTTGGCCTCACTGCCAATGGTGTCGAGCAGGCCTAGCATGGCGCGGGCATGGGCGGTAATGCGATCGCCTACGGGGGTCAGCCTAGCCCCATGGCGGCCCCGCTGAAGCAGGGTAATTCCCAGTTCGTCTTCGAGAGTGGCGATGGCGTGGCTAACGGTGGACTGGGTGATATTCAGGGTGAGGGCCGCTTCGCTGAAGTTGCCGCAATCGGCGATCGCCACCAAAGTCCGCAGTTGAGAAAGCTTGATCTTGCTCAGGTTCATGGTTGCTCCACAGCACCTAAACGCTCACCCCAAGCTATCCGGTAGGGCTAAGGTCAACCTATCGATTTTTTGCATAGAACCCATTCACGTCATGCTTTGTTACAAAGCCTCACCACCGATAGATTGAGGACATCGGCAACAGTAGCCCCTCAGCTTGGTTGTCGATGGTTATGGACCAGCCCATCGGGCAAAGGCCTCAGCACTCTCACCCGATTTTTGGATTCCGGGTTAGCCCCTGGCGACAGGCGCTAACAGAGTCTGTTGCGCGCCCTGCTTTGGGTAATGACGTCTAGTCACGGGAAGACAGCACGATGACCACAACTCGCGACCACAACTATGACCTGCATCGGCAACGCCAGCGCCTAGAGGTCCTGGTTCAGCCCGTCCAGGGTGCTACCACGCTGGCCCAAACCCTCAAACAGTTAGGAGATAAAACCGTGAGATTCTTTACCGGACAAACCGAACCGCGCATTTGGCAGCGCAATCGCCAGGGGCAACTTACTTGGTTTGCCCACGACCCCATGACCAACCGCACTCGCCAGTTCTCCTCAGAACAAGACGTGAGGCTCTGGTTAGAAAAGCGCTACTACGAGTAGCCTGCCTTACGCCCCATCTACGGCCCAGGGACTTGTCTCTGAGGCAGTAAATCCATTGCTGGCATTATCCCCGCCGTTGTGAGTAATGGAGTCGTGATGTAGTGGCACTAGTGCACCGTAGCTCAGTCAGGGGGAAGACTTTGGGCATCATTCTGACTTGAAGCGCAACCCCCTGGGTTATCCTCAGCTACCCCTCGCTACAATGGGCAATAGACTCATGTAAGGAATGCGTTTGCTATGAAACGGTTGTTTGTTGCTCTGGTGATGTGTTTTGCGCTGGTGGGCTTTCCAGCTCAGGCAGGAGCGCACCAGGTAGAAACCTTTTACACCCTCGACAACCAGCTAGAGTTTCAGTCGGTCTTTAGCACCGGGGAGCCCTTTGCTGGAGCAACGGTAACCATCTACGCCCCCAACCAGCCCGATGCGGCTTGGAAGAAAACCACTACCGACAGCGAGGGCCGGTTTTCGTTTTTGCCCGATGAGTCAATCCCAGGGAACTGGGAAATTGCCATTGAAGACAGCAATAATCTCAGCCATGCCGACTACTGGACAGTGCCTGTAGGCGACAAGGGCATTATCTACGATGGCATTGTGCTGGATTCCACTGAGGATGTGCACTACCGAGCCGCAACGGCGCTGCTGCCGATGGTGGTATCGATTGGGGGGGCGTTGGCCTGGCTTGGGTTTACCCGGCGGCGGCGCTAACGGTCTTCTCTCACTGCTTGGGCACCTAGTTGCTAGCAGCAACCAGGTGCTCCCATCTGTCTTTGGCTAGATGTAACACTCATCCTTTCCTCGCTAGTGGTACGATGTTAAGGAATAATAAGCATTTCCACGG is a genomic window of Nodosilinea sp. E11 containing:
- a CDS encoding glycosyltransferase — encoded protein: MRHLYFLVPGTGKRYHCGGLFAELKTLKLAQQICSAEVVTYDQREPDTLFLEDLLRQPNLDNSMFVISWGFHIPRLVKRLRGYPVVYHAHSSGYGFNLPGDIPIITVSRNSMGYWGQKRPTGLVFYLPNQISANFTNRQQARDIDVLVQVRKSSDYLLNQLVPALESRCNLVKLTGFVDDLSVLFNRSQIFLYDSAEYWALSRVSEGFGLPPMEAMACGCQVFTSVNGALADYLDPGFNCHKLGVYAVGYDCDRILAALQTPTPLAMTAADLLPYRAESLLPRLEVILAELNQFFDYRAKHPTDIVDLTPARLARLWLQRTTGKISKKLSRR
- a CDS encoding LysR family transcriptional regulator encodes the protein MNLSKIKLSQLRTLVAIADCGNFSEAALTLNITQSTVSHAIATLEDELGITLLQRGRHGARLTPVGDRITAHARAMLGLLDTIGSEANQARGVQGGSLRIASFRSVATHVLPGAIARLHRRYPTIAISVHEMDELHQLKQALVKGEVDLCVAETIAGDDVESLIIFEDDYVALLPPGYQPQGSTLTLDELRQRPIIGSSHSSCGLRIRTVLGAQDQPLEIAYCIRHDSSMVAMVQKGLGIAILPRLAAQPVPSEVQICSLPFPISRPIGATILKDALHTPALYAFLDALRETGEFSHIRAV
- a CDS encoding carboxypeptidase-like regulatory domain-containing protein, with product MKRLFVALVMCFALVGFPAQAGAHQVETFYTLDNQLEFQSVFSTGEPFAGATVTIYAPNQPDAAWKKTTTDSEGRFSFLPDESIPGNWEIAIEDSNNLSHADYWTVPVGDKGIIYDGIVLDSTEDVHYRAATALLPMVVSIGGALAWLGFTRRRR